A genome region from Crossiella equi includes the following:
- a CDS encoding SDR family oxidoreductase, producing the protein MKPPPGHALLADKVAVVTAAAGTGIGAAAAERCLLEGASVVVSDWHERRLAETVERLAAEHGDRVTGIPCDVTDEDQVQALFTGASVHFGRIDVVVNNAGLGGTASVLEMTDEQWQRVLDVTLNGTFRCTRAALRVLVEQGGGGAIVNNASVIGWRAQAGQAHYAAAKAGVMAFTRCTALDVAQHGIRVNAVAPSLALHPFLAKVTSEELLTELAGREAFGRAAQPWEVATVMVFLASDYASYLTGEVLSVSSQHP; encoded by the coding sequence GTGAAGCCACCGCCCGGACACGCGTTGCTGGCGGACAAGGTCGCCGTGGTCACCGCCGCCGCGGGCACCGGTATCGGCGCCGCGGCCGCCGAACGCTGCCTGCTGGAGGGCGCCTCGGTGGTGGTCAGCGACTGGCACGAGCGGCGCCTGGCCGAGACGGTCGAGCGGCTGGCCGCCGAGCACGGCGACCGGGTCACCGGCATCCCGTGCGATGTCACCGACGAGGACCAGGTCCAGGCACTGTTCACCGGCGCTTCCGTCCACTTCGGACGGATCGACGTGGTGGTGAACAACGCCGGGCTCGGCGGCACCGCCTCCGTGCTGGAGATGACCGACGAGCAGTGGCAGCGCGTCCTGGACGTCACCCTCAACGGCACCTTCCGCTGCACCCGCGCCGCGCTGCGCGTCCTGGTCGAACAGGGCGGCGGGGGCGCGATCGTGAACAACGCCTCGGTGATCGGCTGGCGCGCCCAGGCCGGGCAGGCGCACTACGCTGCGGCCAAGGCGGGGGTGATGGCGTTCACCCGGTGCACCGCGCTGGACGTGGCCCAGCACGGCATCCGGGTCAACGCGGTCGCGCCCAGCCTGGCCCTGCACCCGTTCCTGGCCAAGGTGACCAGCGAGGAGCTGCTCACCGAACTGGCCGGGCGTGAGGCGTTCGGGCGGGCCGCGCAGCCATGGGAGGTCGCCACCGTGATGGTGTTCCTGGCCAGCGACTACGCGTCCTACCTCACCGGCGAGGTGCTGTCGGTGAGCAGCCAGCATCCGTGA
- a CDS encoding TetR/AcrR family transcriptional regulator: MTTRARRTTDTGGSQRRAELLALAARLFAERGYRATTVRDIADAAGILSGSLYHHFDSKEQMADEVLHGFLDELFGSYREIAAADLGPRQRLEQVVTASFECIDAHHAAVAVYQNEAKHLAQQERFAYLGDLNTEFRKLWVGILEDGVRAGVFRPDLDVELVYRFVRDTVWVAVHWYRPDGPRSADDIAQQYLGILLDGIATRRRPVRKQV, from the coding sequence GTGACCACCCGTGCACGACGTACCACCGACACCGGCGGCTCGCAGCGGCGCGCGGAACTGCTCGCGCTGGCCGCGCGGCTGTTCGCCGAACGCGGGTACCGGGCCACCACCGTGCGCGATATCGCCGACGCCGCCGGGATCCTGTCCGGCAGCCTGTACCACCACTTCGACTCCAAGGAGCAGATGGCCGACGAGGTCCTGCACGGGTTCCTGGACGAGCTGTTCGGCAGCTACCGGGAGATCGCCGCCGCCGACCTCGGGCCCCGGCAACGCCTCGAACAGGTCGTCACCGCCTCCTTCGAGTGCATCGACGCCCACCACGCCGCGGTCGCGGTGTACCAGAACGAGGCCAAACACCTGGCCCAGCAGGAGCGCTTCGCCTACCTGGGTGATCTCAACACCGAGTTCCGCAAACTGTGGGTCGGCATCCTCGAGGACGGGGTCCGCGCCGGGGTGTTCCGCCCGGACCTGGATGTCGAGCTGGTGTACCGCTTCGTCCGGGACACCGTGTGGGTGGCCGTGCACTGGTACCGGCCCGACGGCCCCCGTTCGGCCGATGACATCGCCCAGCAGTACCTGGGCATCCTGCTCGACGGGATCGCCACG